From Pyxicephalus adspersus chromosome 7, UCB_Pads_2.0, whole genome shotgun sequence, a single genomic window includes:
- the DNAJB11 gene encoding dnaJ homolog subfamily B member 11, translated as MRIGTLSLSSLCLLAVYVLDVVCAGRDFYKILGVSRSASVKEIKKAYRKLALQLHPDRNPDDPQAQEKFQDLGAAYEVLSDEEKRKQYDAYGEEGLKDGHQSSHGDIFSHFFGDFGFMFGGNPRQQDRNIPRGSDIIIDLEVTLEEVYSGNFVEVVRNKPVARQAPGKRKCNCRQEMRTTQLGPGRFQMTQEVVCDECPNVKLVNEERTLEVEIEPGVRDGMEYPFIGEGEPHIDGEPGDLRFRIKVLKHPLFERRGDDLYTNVTISLVEALVGFEMDITHLDGHKVHVMRDKITKPGAKLWKKGEGLPNFDNNNIKGSLIITFDVDFPKEQLTEEQKNGVKQLLKHGSVQKVYNGLQGY; from the exons GCGTGACTTTTATAAAATTCTGGGTGTATCGCGGTCGGCTAGTGTAAAGGAGATAAAAAAGGCCTATCGTAAGCTAGCTTTACAATTACATCCAGATAGAAATCCGGATGACCCCCAGGCACAGGAAAAGTTTCAAGACTTAGGTGCTGCATATGAG GTACTATCtgatgaagaaaagagaaaacagtaTGATGCATATGGGGAAGAAGGACTGAAAGATGGCCACCAGAGTTCTCATGGTGATATATTTTCACA cttctttGGAGACTTTGGATTCATGTTTGGAGGAAATCCACGTCAACAGGACAGAAATATTCCTCGAGGCAGCGACATAATCATTGATCTTGAAGTGACTCTGGAAGAAGTATACTCTGGAAATTTTGTAGAG GTTGTAAGAAATAAGCCTGTAGCACGACAAGCACCAGGAAAACGTAAATGCAACTGCCGACAAGAAATGAGAACTACACAACTTGGGCCAGGACGTTTTCAGATGACTCAGGAAGTTGTTTGTGATGAATGTCCAAATGTCAA GCTTGTAAATGAAGAAAGAACTCTAGAAGTAGAAATTGAGCCTGGTGTTCGGGACGGCATGGAATACCCCTTCATTGGAGAAG GTGAGCCACACATTGATGGGGAACCAGGTGACTTGCGTTTTCGAATCAAAGTTCTCAA ACATCCTTTATTTGAAAGAAGAGGAGATGACCTATATACAAATGTTACTATATCTTTAGTAGAAGCACTCGTGGGTTTTGAAATGGACATTACTCATTTAGATGGTCATAAA GTTCATGTAATGCGTGATAAAATTACTAAACCTGGAGCTAAACTTTGGAAAAAGGGCGAAGGCCTGCCAAACTTCGATAACAATAACATCAAAGGCTCTCTGATTATTACATTTGACGTTGACTTCCCAAAAGAACAACTTACAGAAGAACAGAAAAATG gtgtGAAACAACTTTTGAAGCATGGATCAGTACAAAAAGTTTATAATGGACTTCAAGGATATTAG